From the genome of Zalophus californianus isolate mZalCal1 chromosome 5, mZalCal1.pri.v2, whole genome shotgun sequence:
CGCAAGAGGAAAGGTGAGtgcagtaagatattttgagaaagacgACATTCACATAACTTCTTACAATATAGtgttataattctattttattatcagttatgcttgttaatctcttactgtgcctaatttataaattaaactttctcattggtatgtatgtataggaaaaaacatagtatatggGTTCGGTGCTCTCCTGGTTTCAgaatccactgggggtcttggaacttAGCCCCTGCAGATAGGAGGGGTTTACTGTATGTTCTTCATCGTTTTAGGAATGTTATGCTTACGTTATATCCCGAGAGACCCAAATTGTATCTGCAGACTGAAAGactccatctcccccaccctttCAGCTCTATGGCCCTGGACAAGCCATTTCTCAAAACTAGATATGCCCCAAATACCAAGGGGCTGGGCAGAGAAGGAGGTGCTCAAAACAGTGGGgctaagtttctctctctcacacacacactaacTGCAGCCTGGTATGTTCATTCTCAGGCTACATCAGACGTTGGGGTGACCTCCCTCTCCGCATGGCCCTCATTGTCCGGACCCCCTACCCCAGCTGGGGTCTGTGGTAGAGGACTTAAACACTCTGCTACTGGTTCAACGGTATCATTCCCACTGGCAAACACCGGACTTACCTATTAAAACAACTTGCAGCTGCCCCTCCTTCCAGATTCCAAGACACTGCTGCCAGTGGGTTTTCCTAGAAGTGGTTATCAAGGGCACCAAGcattccctcccttcctccctccctcgctctgtTTCTCCCCACACCCTCCCATTATCTTCTAACCTGGGTAAATAGCTGGAAAAAAGCACCGAAGGTGGAGAGAGGCGGTCCAAGGCAGATTTCCCCGCCCCCCATCAGTCCCCCCGCCCATCCCCTATGGAGATTAAGAGGCTGTGCGTGGTAGCACCTTCCCAAGCTCAGGGTCCAAAGTCTAAAAAAGTCCAAGTGTAATTGAGCGCACCTCTCCCCCCAGCGGGAAGACAGCCTCTCGCTTACAGCAGGGTTGCGAACGCTTGCCCAGAcgcccgccccccctccccccccaggcaGGGGCTGGACCCGGGCTCCTCCAGGCCGTGTGACAGCGGTGGCGGCCTCCCACTGCACCCCCGCGGCTCGGAGCGCGTCTCTTCCGCCCGCATTCTTCCTGCATCCATTCCCGGGTCCTCGCCACGCCGAAGGAAGTACTCGGGCCGCCTCCTTCCTGGAGAAAGGGCCCACTGGTTCTGGAAGCTTcctccagcaccccccccccccgccaccgccccggGCATGTCACGTCGGACCACCGGCCCAGAGACTAAGTTCAAACTGCTCGGCCCATTGCCTCCAAGTCGCCCCGGACAGCGCGACCCCCGCGCGCCGGCAGCCCCCTCCTACTGAGCCCCGCGGCCGCGTCGCGTCCCCCGCGCCCGGGAAGCCCCCTCCTCGCCGCCGCGCACACCGAGGACCCAGTCCCCAAAGCTCTCCCGTCCCCCTGGCCCGCGCGAGGGCAATTTGCTGCCCGCCAGTCACCTTGGCCGTCACGGTGGGGCCTCGCCTGCTGACGCCCGAGGCCCCCGCAGAAGGCGCGAGGGCGCCGAGCCCCACGCAAAGCGCAAGAGCGAGCAGCAGCCGGGGCCCCGGGCCCATGGCGAGCAGTGGCAGTGGCGGCAGCTGCTCGGGCGCCACCTCAGCCTCCGGGACCGTTGGCAGGATTCCCGGGCCGCTGCGCCTGCGCGCTCCCGGTTGTGGGGGGGGAGTTGATGGGATGAGGCGGTCGGGGCAGGACGGAACCTGGGGCGCGCTCCTCCCAACTTCAGCCCAGCGACCGGCCAGGGACTGGGCGAGGCGCGCTGCGGAGGCCGAGGCCCGGGCCGACCGACGCTCCAACGGCGGGGGCGCAGGGCGCTGGGGGCCGGAGCAAGTCCGCTTGGCTGGGGCGCGGTGCCCCAGAGAGGCGCGGACGCTTGGCGCCCTGGAGCTGCGGGGTGCGCGCGGGGCATCTCCGGCAACTCACCGGCGTAGGCGCGTGTTAAACCTGGCCGAAAGTTCAGGACTCTCGGCGCTCCGAGTCCGCCTGGCAACTTGCGCGCTGCGGGGCGGAAGGCTCTGCAGACCAGTTGGCGTCTCTGACCGCAGCTGCCCTTGGAGGAGCCCCCGCCGCACCTGTCAGGTTCCTGAGAGCTCTTCGAGGACTTTAGCCTAAAATATTGGACGCCTCTCAGAGCTttggggcccctggatggcttgACTCGATTACATGTGATGAGTGACCCTTCCCTGAGATGATTCAAGTTGGAGATACAGTTTTTACAAACTTATGAATTGGGTTTAGGAAGATGATTTAATGATATGAGAAAAGTTCgttgtattttttaatggaaactcAGGCTGCAAAATCATATAGAAAGTTTGATTCAgctgtgaaaataaatacataaagccttttttttttttaatggagagaaACGTACCAAAACATTTACAGAAACTATCGTGATAGAATTAtggatttttgctttctttgtaattttctgaTTTCCCAGGTGTTCTATATTGAGCATGTAAGtattttataataaggaaaacGTTATTTTAAAACTCAGTGCTTTCCGAATTAGGGCTTAAAACTTTTTAATGCTAGAGTACTAGCTCCAAAATTAACTACAAATTAATAATAGTATTCTCTTGGTTTTCTGATTGGCTGCCATGACCTTCAAGCCAAGATTTTCCTTGGGTAAGCAGATAGGATTCCTATGTGTAAGCGTAGATCTAAAATTACACTggaaccatttctttttttttttttcttttaagattttatttatttgagagaatgagttgggagagggacagagggagaagcaaactccccactgagcagggaaccccacgcagggctcaatcccaggaccccaagatcatgacctgagccaaaggcagacgctcaacccactgagctgctcaggtgccccagaaccatGTCTTATATATAAAAGGAGTGACTGCCACTTTGGAGGGATGGGTAGAACACATCCAAACTACTTTGATAATTCAGTCCAGTGAAAGATCTAAAGGCTGTCCTCATAACCTCCCACCCCCAATAAAGAGTATtctctataatatatatataaaagttattcTTTGGTAGCGATCTAAGGATATCAAAGCACTTATCCCACTAAGTGATTGTATGCACTTTTCTGTATTCATTACTCTAATTGTTTTTGTCTGCCTCTGTTACCAAAATGTAAGCACCACCAGAACAGGGAGCATACCTGTTTTTATCCCTGCTAATGACCCAGATCTTTCAGTGTCTGGTATATAGTgatttctcagtaaatatttgttcagtgaataaATGTGTCTATctatggactttttaaaaatcactttattggGAAGATTAATACAAATAAAGGAAAGTGCACAGAATGTAAACCAGTGAATTATCACAAAGCAAACACAACGAAAACCGCACCTccccaaagaaatgaatattCAAGAGCTCCCTGAAAACTCCTCTTGTACCCACTCCCAAttactaacattttcttttccccaaatcaaCCATAATCCTGACTTCTTACATCGTGGTTTAGTTTAACTTCATATAGATGGAATCTTACAGCTTGTATTCTTTTACTCAGATTTATGCTTGTGAAATTCATCTGTGTTTTTGCACATAGCTATTTTGGTGCATAGCACAAGGTAGGGGTCAAATtccattttttggggggggatatCTGCTTatcccagcacaatttattggAAAGTCTCTTCTTTACTGATTGCTCTGTAATATTTCTGTCATGGAACAAGGGTCCCTACATGCCTGGATCTGTTTATGGGCCCTCTCTTCTGTCCCACTGGCATCTTTGTCTGTCTTGGTAccagtaccacattgtcttaatgaaaatagctttataataagtcttcaTTTTTAGTAATGCAAGTACTATCACTTTGTTCAGCAGATTCTTGGCTCTTCTTGACCCTTTCCGTGTCCATATAATCTTgagaatcagcttgtcagtttccataaactgggattttgattaggattgcatTGCATCTCTAGatcattttgaaaatacttaGCATATTTGTAATATTCCAGTTCATGAGCGTAGCATatccctccatttatttaggtcttctttaatttctctcagtaagATTTTATACTTCTCTTCCTAAAGGTCTTATTCATATTTTGCTAGATTGACTTCAAGGTATTTGGGGGGgttttttgtgctattgtaaattatacctttttaaacatttattttcttgtttgttgcCATTATAGTATAATTAATTTTGTACATTATTTTTGAATAAACCAACTTTGTTAAACTtataaattctaataatttatctgtgaattatttaggattttctacatagtcAACTATATCATCCaggagagttttatttcttcctttctaatctttatatgtatttctttttcttgccctaTTGCATTGGCTAGGACCTTCAGTACAAAAGGATGAAACAGTAGGGGGAGTCATTGTTTTGTGGGTTACGTTGTGTTCCCCAACAAgatatatgttgaagtcctaagcccCAGAGTCTGTGAATGTGACTGTagttggaaataaggtctttgcagatgtaatgagtTACGATGatgtcatactggagtagggtatGACTGTGACTGGTGTTCTCATAAAAAGAGGTGAGATAAAGGCATACACAGAGAAAATCACCGTGTGAAGGCAGAGACAGAaattggagtgatgcatctaaTGCCAAGGATCattggcaaccaccagaagctaggaagaagcaaggaaagatcCACCCCTAAGGCCATCAGAGAGAATGGGGCCCTGCCAatgccttgatttcagacttgtagcctccagaatttgagacaataaatttctgttttgagctgtccagtttgtggtactttgttatagcagccctaggcAACAAGTAAACATGTCTTGGTCCCAATTCCAGGGAGAAAGCtttcaatatttcaccattaagtctGATATTTGCTGAGGTTCTTTTGGGAATGGATATCATTTTTCAGCTTATGAAAATTCCTTTCTAGTCCTAGTTTGTTAGGAGTTTTGGTGATGAATTTGATCAACGTCTTCTATTGAAGTCAACTGAAATAATGTTTCCCCTCAGACTGTGAATGTGGTGAattgcattgatttttaaatcttaaccCAGTGTTGCATTCTGGAATATGCCCGACATGTTATTGGCCTTTTTATATATGGCTAGATATGgtgtgcttattattattatttttttaacaaacttaCTGAAAACCGGGAAAAAAACGCATTTCTCCTGAggtttggggaaaaaacaatGGGTAAAGTGGCTCTAGCTTTCTAGTTGATATCAAGCTCGTCTTTAACATTCCATTTTTATGTTAATGGATAAGTTTGCAATTCTTATTTTCAGGATATCTGCGTCTATTCATAAGTCAGACCagcctgaaattttcttttcttgaaatttcCTGCCAGTTCTTATATCAGGGTTATTCTGGACCTCTTAACAGGAGTTGGCAAATGGTAGTTGTCCTTCCTGTGCTCTGAGTGAGTTTGGGCAAGattgacttcatttctttcttgaacGTTTCTTAGAATCCCCCACAGCCTGGAGTTTTCTGTATTACAAAGTTTTAAttataggtttaattttttttaaaatagttgaagGATTAAATTTTCTATTGTTCCATCAGTGTTTACATGGATATTTTGAGGaaaatttctctatttcatttatattttaaaatttgcattgtGTAAAGTTGTTTAATACATCTTTTTATAATCTTATAGGGCTGGAAGACTTACAGTCATGTCTTCTGTTTCATTCCTgacattgtttatttctttttctttgaacagCTTCACCAAGGGAGCtggtaattatatttattttcatttcattagctATGTTcttaaatgtattatttccttccttccattttcttttgagcttaatttactgttattttttttctgtctccttgagatggactcttttctctttctttctttctttttttttttttactcagtaaTATGGATTTATAtctcctctgtgtcttttcatggcttgataactcattttttttattgctgagtaatactccattgtatgctGTTTCACTGTTTGTCCATTCACCCAAGCAAAGGAAATCTCtttgttgcttccaagtttttgacagttatgaataaagctgctataaacatctgtgtgcaagttttcgtgtggacataagttttcaactcctttgggtaaatacctaggagagtaattac
Proteins encoded in this window:
- the PPIC gene encoding peptidyl-prolyl cis-trans isomerase C isoform X2 translates to MGPGPRLLLALALCVGLGALAPSAGASGVSRRGPTVTAKEGGGPSTSFGVARTREWMQEECGRKRRAPSRGGAVGGRHRCHTAWRSPGPAPAWGGRGGGRLGKRSQPCCKREAVFPLGGEENPLAAVSWNLEGGAAASCFNSGPSFSNDFQRQPSAEKEVTELTPEVWCGIQLPPLPGSPP